Within the Prochlorococcus sp. MIT 1300 genome, the region TGCTTCCATTCTATTTCGTCCTGAAGAAGGTAACCAATTAATTGATTCAATTGCATCCAATGCTTCTTTTCTAAATCCCTCTACAGAAGCAAACCACTGCTCTGTAGCACGAAATATGGTAGGTTTTTTTGTTCTCCAATCATATGGGTATCTGTGGACATAGGGCAACTCCTTTAAAAGTGCTCCCTTATCAATAAGAGCAGAAATAATTGCTTGGTTTGCATCCTTAAGAACATTTAAACCCTGAAAAGGACCTGCTTGTTCGGTTAAAAATCCTGCATCATCAACGGGACAAAGAATTGATAAGTTGTTTTTGCGCGCTGTATTAAAATCATCCACCCCATGACCTGGTGCAGTGTGTACAAGGCCTGTACCAGCGTCAGTTGTTATGTAATCACCTCCTGCAACCACTGGGCTATTACGATCCATCAAAGGATGTCTATACATAAGACCAACCAAAAGACTCCCTTTAACTAGCCCCCTAACATTCAAATCTTGATCAAGGTTATTACTAAATTCTTTCAAAAGCTCTTCAGCAACAATCAGGATGCAACCTTTGGGGTCTTCAACGAACAAATAGTTTAAATTCTTGTTAACAGAAACAGCTAAATTCGCAGGTAAAGTCCAGGGTGTTGTAGTCCAAATTGCAATCTTTAAGGCCCGGCCTAATGACTCTGATTCTTGGGGTAATTTAATAGACTGTTCGTCCAAAGATATTCTTAACTTCTGAGGCAATTTAATTGCTGGAAAGGCTACATAAACACTCGGACTTTTATGCTTTTCAGAATATTCTAATTCTGCTTCTGCTAAAGCCGTTCTAGAGCTTGGGCTCCAATGTACTGGTTTAAGTCCCCGATAAATATGTCCTTTCAATACCATTGATCCGAATACTTTAATCTGAGCAGCTTCATATTGCTTATTTAGAGTTAAATAAGGCTTGTCCCAATGCCCCCAAATACCCCACCTTAAGAAGCCTTTACGCTGAGAGTCAACTTGCTTTTGTGCATAGGCTGCAGCCTTTTTACGCAATTTAATTGCTGATAATTGCTTGCGATTATCTGGATCAATTGATTGTAAAACCTTTAGCTCAATAGGCAAACCATGGCAATCCCAACCAGGAGTAAAGGAAACTTTTCGGCCTAAAAGTATTTGATACTTATTAATTATGTCTTTGAGCACCTTGTTCAATGCATGACCCATATGCAAAGGACCATTTGCATATGGAGGTCCATCATGAAGAGTGAAGCTAGGTCCAGTATTCAACAACCCGATTTTCAAGTTTATGCCTTTCTCTTCCCAAAACCTCTGCAATTCAGGTTCTCTTTGAGCTGAATTGGCACGCATACCAAAACTAGTCCTCAAAAGATTGAGGGTCTCCTTGTATTTCGGGCCTTTTTGCCCGTTCTGTTGCTTCTCCTGACTCACGGGTGGATTCAAGAAACAGGGTTAAAAATCTTCAGAAGAAGGCTTCTGCTCATAGCGGGTTTCCTTGGTTTCTTGGTCAACTGGTGCACTCGCTGACATTACCTCCTTTAGTGCACCCCTTGAATCCTCTTGAGTGGACTGCTCTTTCTGAACATCTGGACGAACCCATTTCTTCCCTATTGAACTTGGCTTGGGTTTACTTCTAAATAATTTTAAAAATTCACCCGCAATTTCTCCAAGATTCAAAAAGGCCTTTTTCAGCTGATCAAAACTTGTCGTCCATCTTTCGATGGAGCCAATCCGGACTTTCTCCTGGCTACTTAAAGCCGCCCAGCGACTCTGAACAACTTCTAGTCCCAATCTGCTTATTAGAAATGTCCCACACAGGACTGCAAGCATCGGTGATCCCAATAAACGATCATGACTAGTGATCAAAACCAATCCAAGCAATAAAAAAACAGCCCCTACTAATGCATCCCGTGGTCGGCTTAGCTCTGTCAAAAACAAAGGAAGCAACAAAACCAACAGGCCTAATAAGACTGCAAGGTCTCCGGCAATAGTTGCCAACATTGCACAAACAAGCGTTACTTCATTCTGATGGGTGAGATCAATAGGGCCACTGTCACCAGGAAGATGAAAGGAAAAACCATCTATAAGGTTTATCTCGAGTTAATTGAAATCCATCACCCTTTCCAAGAAAGCAAAAACCCTCTGGGAATGGCTTATTGACTCATCTGATGCAAATCTAATGTCCAAACCAGCCTCAAACAGAAGATTTTTCAAGATCGAGAAGTTACTTGGATGTATAAACTGGATTCCAAGCCTCCCTTGTCCTTACAAGGGAGAACATTTGGCCCACCTGGCGGAATTGGTAGACGCGCTGGTTTTAGGTACCAGTGACTTCGGTCGTGGGAGTTCAAGTCTCCCGGTGGGCATTATGAAAAAAACAATAGATACACTGGATATACCTATTGGCCTTGTTCGTAGGGGGTCAAGCCCCCGCTGGGTATCCGTTGTGAGAGCTCAAGTAACTTGCGAAGGTTCTGATGAACTATGACTCAAGAATTAGCTAGCACTCAAATTAAAAAGGCTCATAACACTTCAAAATCTTTTGCTGATTGGCAAAAGATTTTGAAGCAGTACAAGGATCCGCCTAATGCATGGAACCCTACTGTTGGCCTGTTCTTCGGAGGATATTGCCTTGCAGCTCTAACCATATGGGAGTGGTATCAAGGCAACTGGCCATTACCAGTTTTAGTAGGCCTTGCCTTTTTGTCTTTACATATGGAAGGGACGGTAATTCATGATGCATGCCATAACGCAGCGCATCCCAATCGTTGGATCAATCAAGCAATGGGACATGGCTCAGCAATATTGCTTGGATTCAGCTTTCCTGTTTTTACAAGAGTCCACCTGCAGCATCATTCACACGTGAATGATGCTAAAAATGATCCAGATCATATTGTCAGCACATTTGGTCCAGTTTGGCTAATAGCTCCAAGATTCTTTTATCACGAATATTTTTTCTTCGAAAGAAAACTTTGGCACAAATATGAACTTCTTCAATGGGGATTAGAACGTGGCCTTTTTATTTCGATTGTTGTTGCAGGGATAAAATATGATTTTATGAACGTTATATATAACCTTTGGTTTGGTCCTGCACTAATGGTAGGAGTAACCTTAGGAATATTTTTTGATTACTTACCTCATAGGCCATTTATATCAAGAAATAAATGGAAAAATGCAAGAGTCTATCCAAGTAGAGTTATGAACTTACTAATAATGGGGCAGAACTACCACCTTGTTCATCATTTATGGCCGTCAATTCCCTGGTTCGAATACAAGCCTGCATACGAAGCAACAAAACCTCTTTTAGACGCCAAAGGATCACCTCAAAGAATGGGGATTTTTGAAACAAAGTCAGATGGCTTCAACTTTCTCTATGATGTACTACTAGGAGTTAGAAGTCACAAAAAACGACGCAGCAAAATGCGTCCTATAGCAAAACTACTCCCTACCTCAAGGCTAAGAAGAAGTTGGATATCACTGCTTCATAAAACAGCAGTTATTCCATTCCAAAAGGAAAAGTAATCTATTTATCTGAAAGTATCCTCGGAACTCTAAAGAAATCACCCTCACGCTGTGGAGCCAGATCTAATATTTGCTCTCTTACAGGTGTAGGAGTCACAGAATCTTCCCTTGAAATATTGACAACTTCAACAGCCCTAGTAGTCGGCTCAACATCAGTAGTGTCTATCTTCTCCAATTGAGCAATATATTCAAGAATCTTCTCCAGTTGCCCGGTATACCTATCAATACTTTTCTCAGGGAGATTAAGTCTTGCAAGGTTTGCAACTTTGCGAACATCTGCAGAAGTGATCCGAGTCATACTTGCTTCAAAAAAGTTTCCAAATCCTCGCTAAGCGCTGAGGCGGCTTTATCAAGGAATCTAGCCCCATGCTCAGGCTTAGCCAAATAAGGATCAGAACCCATGCGGCCATCAGGATATAACCGGCGAAAATCCTCAGGCCCATGAATAGGGCCTGCAGGGGCAGGCTCAGGCAAAGGTCTCATCTTGCCAATCAAACTAGGTTCCAAATGCAATGTGAGAGAAATTTCACTAGGTGTCGCATGTTGACCTTCCTTTGAACCATATAAAGATTTGGCTTCATAAAAGACAGGCGCAGCCATAAACCAATTCACAATCTTGCACCGCAAATTCTTTGATGAGGGCAAGCCACGGCCTAATGCAGTTCCATAAGCCTGTGCAAAAGAAGCCTTGGCGGTAGCAATATTTCCACCATGTCCATTAATGACAAAAATCCTTTCAAAACCATTTCGAGCTAATGACAAAATCAAATCATTAAGAACTGCCATCAGAGTTGAAGGTTGAAGACTCATAGTTCCAGGAAAGCCCAAATGATGTTCCGCCATGCCAAAGGCCTGCACAGGCGTAACTAACACTCCAGTTCGACGCCCAACTTCCAAGGCAACCCCTTCAGCAGTCAAAGCATCGGTACCAATTGCACCAGTGGGACCATGTTGTTCAGTTGAGCCTATGGGGAGAATCACAGCCTTACATTTACTTAGATAATCTTCTACTTCTGGCCAACTTTTAAGCGCCAATCGAATCATGCTGATCTTGTCAACTGGCCCTGGAACTTGGGATGACATTACTGGTCCTCTGAATCTAAACACTTATTCAATCTGGTGCCTTGCCTAATTGTTCTTTAGGGATGACTACCTATTCGAAGCAAAATAGGCTCTGCGAGGCACCTCTGAATATGACCAAGCGATTTTCTCACCATATAGACAAAAAAAACAATCAAATTCAAGCGTCTCCTATCACTACATATAAACTGATATTCAAAATAACTAATTCCAATATCGTTTTTCTACCAACCACACCCAAAATCTTGGCAAAGTCTTTTTTTTGCCGTCCAGCTGAAGTAGTGGCCCCAGAGCTGGTTGGATGCCTAATTTTTAAACGTCAACAAGATGACAAGGTACTTTGGGGAGTAATTGTCGAAACAGAAGCTTATTCACAAATTGAAGAAGGTTGTCATGGATATAAACGTCGATCCAAAAGCAACGAAAGTCTTTTTGGAGAACCAGGCATCCTTTACACCTATCTAACTTATGGTATTCATCATTGCGTCAATGTAGTAACTGGCCAAAAAGAATTGGCAAACGGAGTCCTTTTACGTTCTTTAGCCATACCAAATGAAGATGAGCGAATAGCCTCCGGACCTGGTCTTTTAGCTAAAAGATTGTCTCTAAATCTTTCTCATGACAGTTTGCCATTATCAATAGAAAATGGCATATGGATAACTTGCAAACCTTCAAACCTACTGAAAGCCCATCTTGTGTCGACAACCAGAATCGGTATCTCTAAAGCGAAGGATTTGAAATGGAGGTGGTATCTCCATTCTAGTAGAAGTGTTAGTAAACGCTCCCAAGGAGACCGACAGCCGTCAATAAGTCAAGCGTGGATCCCATCAACCAGTGACCTGCTATGAGCAATTGGAATCATCGACATATTCTTGATCTGGCCGCATTCTCTATTGCTGACTTCGATTCAGTAATAGAGCTTGCACACCGCTTTCGTTCCATCCCAAAAACAGGAGCCCGAAGGCTCCCAGCATTACAAGGACGTTTAGTTGCAACATTGTTTTTTGAGCCAAGTACCCGTACTAGAAGCAGCTTTGAATTAGCAGCAAAAAGTCTCTCTGCAGACGTCCAAAGTTTTACCCCTGCCACCAGTTCACTCAGCAAAGGAGAAACACCTGTTGATACAGCACTTACCTATGTAGCAATGGGGGCTGATGTACTAGTGATTCGCCACAACTCAAGCAGCATTCCTCAAAGAATAGCCAATGCCTTAGATCAAACAAATTCAAACACCAGAGTTCTAAATGGAGGAGATGGTCTTCACAGTCATCCAAGCCAGGGACTCTTAGACCTTTACACCTTGGCAAGTCACTTCAACCCTCAAAAACCTTCTTCAAAGGAATTAAATGGCAAAAAAATAGTAATTGTCGGAGATATCTTGCACTCTCGAGTAGCCAGGTCAAATATTTGGAGCCTGACCGCATGTGGTGCTGATGTGATTTTATGCGGACCTCCAAGCCTGCTTCCTGACACCTTCAAAGCCTTTGTAGACGAACCTCCACCAGGACAAAAAAAAGACCCGGTTAAAAAAAGAGGTGATATCAAAATACTCTATTCACTTGAGGAGGCCTTGCCTGAAGCTGATGCGGTCATGGCACTCAGGTTGCAAAAAGAGCGGATGAGTCAAAACCTACTCACTGACCTTGATCAATATCACCTTGACTATGGCTTAACTCATCATCAACTTAAATTATGTGGGAGACATGTCCCAGTGCTTCACCCTGGGCCTGTAAACCGTGGAATAGAATTAAGTGGAGATCTACTAGACGATAAATCTATTTGTCTTGTAGACAAGCAAGTTCAAAATGGAATCCCAATCAGAATGGCACTCTTATATTTAATGACCAAAATGAAATCAGCGTTGGACTAGATAAAAGACTTTAGAAGCTATTTTTCAAAATCCCTACCGTGATTTGAAAACCAATACCCTTTACAAAAGCTTAAAGCCTTCCATTAGCAAGCCGTAAAGAAGACCTATTCTTCCATTATCTAAAAGTTGACGAGTAAATGCAGGGGGGCCAGATAGAGGCCATTGTCTTCTAAACCGGACCATTATCTCCAGAAACAAAACGGTTATAAAAGCACCCACAGGATCCATCAAAGCCAGTGCACCATTAATCATTCCCACAGAGCTGCCTAAAAAAAATCCAACGAGTAGAAGTATCAACAACAAAGAACTTCTTCGCCATGGATTATCTGCCCAACTTTCTAAGCGTTTGACACTTAGAGCGACATTTCTGTGAAGACGAGTGTTCTGCACCTTGCTTGCGATCAATAAAAGCTTTTTGGACAGGGGTTTATTGCAATGAGAAGAACCACAAAAACCACTGTGCAATATCTTTTTACACCATAAGCATAATATTTCCAGAGTGGAATCTAAAGAAGTATTTTCTCTATATTAAAGACTTAGGAAATCTAAATTTAGCGAAGGAAGTAACACACAGAGATGAAATTTATTCCAGAGTGAATAATCTCTGGTTAATTAGCCTCTGCTTTTAACTTCCTCACAGACTTACCCTCAAGCAACTCTAGAAGAGCTTCCATCTGCGCCATAACTCCACGTATTTCGCCAGCCTCGGGCAGCAAACCATCCTCTAAAACCCCTTGATGCATCTCACGCAGTTCTTGCCGGACATAGCGCAAGTGACTAACCACCTGCTCACGTTTCGATTGAGACATTGAACTCTTTATTTTCTTGGTAACCCCTTTTAACTCATATGACTATGAAATGTGGGGTTTGCGACAGCCTGAAAGACTTCCTGCAAGGGCAATGAAGCCAAAGGTTATTAACGCTGAAGGACGTGCCAAGACCGAAAGAGTTGCCAAAAAAGCAAGTCCAAGAAGGAAAAAATGGCGATTGGCGCTTCGAATCCTGATCAACTGAACCACCCGCTTACCTCATCAAAAAAGAAATTTGATCTAACTAACAAGTGCTAGGAAATTTAATGTTGACACATAATCCTTTGCTATTCAGGAAAACTCATAGAGATCTGCTCTACAAAAATCTTTTGAGCCATCTTTGCTTAACGAATTTGATGGAGAATAGGGGATTCGAACCCCTGACCTCTGCGGTGCGATCACAGCGCTCTACCAACTGAGCTAATTCCCCATTAACAAAAGCTAGCGTCCAGGCAAAATAACTAGTGATGGCAAATTCAGTACTAAAAATGGATAGCCTCGAAATTATGGGAACTAATACTGGGTCTGCAATCACACAAAAGCGTCTTGAAGAATTTGATGAACAATCAATAGCCGTGCTAGCCAAGAGGCTTGAAGAGGATGACTATCCAACACCTTTTGCAGGACTAGGCGATTGGCATCTAATCCGAGCTTTGGCTATACATCGCCCAGAGCTGACAAGGCCTTATCTTCACCTAATCGATCAGGAACCCTTTGATGAAGACTAAGCAACTGAGTCTTCTAGAAGGACGTCGTCTATTAGTCGCGGTAACAGGAAGTATTGCGGCTGTAAAGACACCACTCTTGGTAAGCTCACTCGCGAAGCAAGGTGCTGATGTTCGCTGCTTGGTTACCCCAAGTGCTTCAAAGCTAGTAAGCCCTATTTCTCTTGCATCATTAAGCCGAAATAGATGTTATCAAGATGATGATCAATGGAGCCCTTTAGCGAGTAGGCCTTTACACATAGAGTTGGCAGAATGGGCTGAATTAATTGTCATAGCCCCCCTTAGTTCAACCACCCTGGGGAAATGGGTTCATGGAATTGGTGAAGGCCTTCTCTCAAGTCTGCTACTTGCATCTGAAAAGCCAATAGTTGCTGCTGCAGCCATGAATACGGCAATGTGGAGCAACCCTGCAGTAAGGAGAAACTGGGAAAAAATTCAACAATATCCAAAAGTTCTATGTATATCTCCTGAACCAGGGATGTTGGCATGTGATCGTTTAGGTGATGGTCGGATGGCCGACCCAGAATTAATAGAATTAGCAATTGAAAGTGGGCTAAGCCAAACAAATAAAAATGGAGTGCTATTAAAAGACTTTAATAAGCACCAGATCCTTGTTACAGCTGGGCCAACCCATGAAGAAATTGACGCGGCAAGAATAATCACAAATCGCAGCACTGGAGCAATGGGGGTTTTACTTGCCCAAGCAGCAAGATTAAGAGGAGCGAAAGTTGATTTAATTCATGGACCACTTCAACTCCCTTCAAAAAGTTGGTTAGAAGGGATAAATAGCTATCAAGTTCGTACAGCATCTGAAATGCAAGCCCTCATAAAAGAATTACAAGCCAACGCAAATTCAGTCGCAATGGCGGCAGCAGTTGGAGATATAAGGCTCAAAAACCACTCGAATTCTCAAAAACTCTCGAAACAAAAAATTCTTGCTGTATTACCTCCAAACCTTGAAGAAGTCCCAGACTTACTTCAAGAGCTAGTTAACAGAAAACCACCTGGACAGATTGTGCTGGGATTTACGGCTCTCACCGGCACTGAGAGTGAAATCCAAAAGGCAGCTGAAGCGAAATTAAGACAAAAAGGTTGCGATCTTCTATTTGCGAATCCCATTGACCGCCCAGGTTATGGCTTCGAATCCAACACCAACGGTGGTTGGCTAATCACAAGCAACAAAAAAGCTGTTGAATTGCCAAAAACCTCAAAACTTGCTCTAGCCAATGAGTTGCTTAATGAAATCCTTGCTTTAAAGGCCGAAATACAGTCAAAACATCCGGATTCTTCCTCAGCTGTCGGTACCCAATAAGCACTTTCTGCTGATCAGAGTTCAACTCAAAAGGCTCAAAAGGGGCAATTTGGACCCGTTACCCTCTCAAATAGTCAAAATAAATGTCTATAAGTGAAACTGCCTTTTCACGCTAAATCCGCCAAAAATTCGACAGCGACCCTCATCCGACCCTGATCAAGCAAGGTCCAAAGCCCTTATTAGTAAAGGGTTTTAAGCGAAAACACACCTTGCCTAATTAGGGCTTTTGTCGCCCTCAAAATAAGCGACGGGTTGTTGAGAGCTGCAAAAAGCTCGTGAGATGACCTATTTAGCCCCTGTAGGATCCCAGTTGCCCTGTTGGGCGGTAATAACCGCAGTTATCTGGCCTTTCGGCTTCCTCCCATGCTATTTCGTCCTTTTCTGGCCCTGGTGCTGGCTTTCTGTCTGACATTTTTAGCTGCTCCAAGCAGTGTCTCCGCTGAGTTCGTTCTAGGCAACGAAAGGGGGAACGCCACATATGGCGACATAGTTAATACTGGCAAAGCTAACGATTGCCCAACCATTGCAAATGGCTCCAATGGATCCATAGGCATTGGTTCAGGTGACACCCTCAACGACATCTGCCTTCAACCCACTGAAATCTTTGTCAAAGTTGAAGGTAATAGACGTCAGAAAGCTGGCTTCGTCCCCACCAAGATCATTAGCCCAATCCACAACACAACCGTTGAGCAAGTCTACGGAGACATTTCTGGTAGTGGAACGTTTACTGAGAAAGGTGGAATTGATTTTCAGTTGATCACCGTTCTCACACCAGGTGGCACTGAAGTTCCTTTGGTCTTCTCTGCAAAAGAACTTGAGGCAACCTCAAATTCTTCTTCAATCACTCCTGGCACTGAATTCAAAGGCACCACTCGTACTCCTAGCTATAGGACCAGTAACTTCCTTGATCCAAAAAGTCGTGCTCTAACAACTGGAGTTGACTATGCACAAGGACTTGTAGCTTTAGGTGGTGATGATGAGGAACTTACTGCCGAGAACACCAAGCGTTATCTCGAAGGTAAAGGCGACATCACTTTGAACATTGACAGTGTTGATTCTGATACCGATGAGTTCACAGGAACCTTCGTTGCTTATCAGACTGGAGACACTGACATGGGTGGCAAGACAGCCCAAGACGTCAAAATCACTGGTGTTGTCTATGGTCGCAAAGGTTGATCAGTAAAAACTTGACTTAAGTCACTTTGAACTTGAATCAAACCAGCATCCAATAAAGAAGGGGCCCTGTTTGGGCCCCTTCTTTATTGGATGCTGGTTACAAGCCCTTTCCCAAAACGCTATAACCATCAATCTGAGAGAATCCCCAAGGTATTCCCAAGAATTTCAAAGATCATCATGCAATCTGCTTCAGGCCAATCCGATGGGGTTATTACCCCATGCGGTGGAAAGCTTGTAGATCTAATGCTACCGGCCAATCAACATGAAGACGCAAAAGCTTCTGCCACTAAGAAGTTGGAATGTTCTGATCGCAATGCATGTGATATAGAGCTTCTAATCGTTGGGGGGTTCTCACCTGAACGTGGATTTATGCACCAGGAAGATTATGAAGCTGTAGTAGAAGGCTATAGAACCACATCTGGCCATTTATTTGGCCTCCCAATTGTTCTAGATACAGATCGAGAGGATATATCCATCGGAGATCAAGTACTACTTACTTACAAAGGACAAGATTTAGCCATTATTCAAATAGAAGACAAATGGGAACCAGACAAAGTAATCGAAGCCAAAGGTTGTTATGGAACAACATCACTAGAACATCCAGCTGTTCGAATGATTGCATTAGAGAGAAAACGCTTCTATTTAGGTGGGGGATTACAAGGTCTTGCCTTACCCAAAAGAGTATTTCCCTGCAAGACCCCCGCTCAATTAAGAACTGAACTTCCCCCGGGAGAGGATGTAGTTGCTTTTCAATGTCGCAATCCAATTCACCGAGCTCACTATGAACTTTTTACGCGCGCCTTACATGCGCAGAATGTAAGCAAAAATGCCGTTGTACTAGTCCATCCAACTTGTGGGCCAACCCAACATGACGATATTCCTGGTGAAACGAGATTTCAAACGTATGAGCGCCTAGCTGAAGAAGTAAAAGATAAAAGAATTAGATGGGCATATCTTCCATATGCAATGCATATGGCTGGACCACGGGAAGCCCTTCAACACATGATCATCAGACGAAACTACGGGTGTACCCACTTCATTATTGGCCGAGACATGGCCGGCTGTAAGTCATCCCTAAATGGCGAAGACTTTTACGGGCCCTACGAAGCTCAAAACTTTGCCCGGGAATGTGCTCCAGAACTAGCTATGGAAACTGTCCCCTCACTCAATCTTGTATATACGGAAGAAGAGGGTTACGTAACTGCCGAACATGCTGAGACAAGGGGCCTTCATGTGAAGAAACTCAGCGGGACGCAATTCCGAAAAATGCTCAGAAGTGGGGAGGAAATACCTGAGTGGTTCGCCTTTAAAAGCGTTGTTGAAGTGTTGCGATCCTCATGAGCACTAGTCTGCCTATTAACATTCCTTCACTACAGGCTAAAGGACATTGAACAAACGCTTGCGCAATGTAGGGCTATACGTGCTCCTAGTCGGAGTAGTGATCATTGTTGGTACAGCTTTTTTCGACAAGCCAACTACTGAGCAAACCTCAAGAACCATTCGGTACAGCGATTTTATTGAGGCTGTTCAAGAGAACCAAGTGAGTCGTGTTCTGATTTCACCTGATCAAGGCAGTGCTCAAGTTGTTGAGAGCGATGGAAGGCGTTCAGAAGTCAATCTCGCGCCTGACAAAGATCTCTTAAAACTGCTTACAGATAACAATGTTGATATTGCAGTTCAACCAACTAGGCAGGCAAACCCCTGGCAGCAGGCTGCTGGCAGCCTCATTTTCCCTCTACTTTTATTAGGTGGGCTGTTCTTTCTATTTCGTCGAGCCCAAGGAGGTGGAGGCGGCAACCCCGCTATGAACTTTGGGAAAAGTAAAGCTCGCCTTCAAATGGAACCTTCTACACAGGTGACTTTTGGTGATGTAGCAGGAATCGAAGGGGCAAAACTTGAACTTACTGAAGTTGTTGACTTCCTAAAAAATCCTGACCGTTTTACTGCAGTAGGAGCAAAAATCCCTAAAGGGGTCCTGCTAGTTGGGCCTCCAGGAACCGGCAAAACTCTTCTAGCAAAGGCCGTGGCTGGAGAAGCTGCTGTTCCTTTCTTCTCAATCTCTGGCTCAGAATTCGTAGAAATGTTCGTTGGAGTTGGGGCTAGTCGAGTACGAGACTTATTTGAACAAGCAAAGAAAAATTCTCCTTGCATTGTATTTATTGATGAAATAGATGCCGTAGGGCGCCAGAGGGGGGCAGGACTAGGTGGCGGGAATGATGAAAGAGAGCAAACGCTTAATCAACTCCTTACTGAAATGGATGGTTTTGAAGGAAATACAGGAATCATCATTGTTGCGGCAACCAATAGGCCAGACGTACTAGACGCAGCGTTGATGCGACCTGGTAGGTTCGATCGCCAAGTAGTAGTTGATAGACCTGACTACAAAGGAAGGTTGCAAATACTCAAGGTTCATGCACGAGACAAAACCCTTTCTAAGAATGTTGACCTGGATAAGGTGGCACGCAGAACACCAGGTTTCACAGGTGCTGATCTAGCAAATTTGCTTAATGAAGCAGCAATCCTTGCTGCTCGTAATGAGCTCACTGAGGTAAGTAATGACGAAGTAAACGACGCCATAGAACGTGTTATGGCTGGTCCAGAGAAAAAAGATCGTGTAATGAGTGATCGAAGAAAGCGTTTAGTTGCCTATCACGAAGCGGGGCATGCACTTGTTGGAGCCCTTATGCCTGAATACGACCCTGTCCAAAAGATCTCCATCATTCCCAGGGGACAAGCCGGAGGGCTAACTTTCTTTACCCCAAGCGAAGAACGCATGGAATCAGGACTTTATTCAAGAGCCTATCTGCAAAATCAAATGGCAGTAGCTTTAGGAGGTCGG harbors:
- the ftsH3 gene encoding ATP-dependent zinc metalloprotease FtsH3, with amino-acid sequence MNKRLRNVGLYVLLVGVVIIVGTAFFDKPTTEQTSRTIRYSDFIEAVQENQVSRVLISPDQGSAQVVESDGRRSEVNLAPDKDLLKLLTDNNVDIAVQPTRQANPWQQAAGSLIFPLLLLGGLFFLFRRAQGGGGGNPAMNFGKSKARLQMEPSTQVTFGDVAGIEGAKLELTEVVDFLKNPDRFTAVGAKIPKGVLLVGPPGTGKTLLAKAVAGEAAVPFFSISGSEFVEMFVGVGASRVRDLFEQAKKNSPCIVFIDEIDAVGRQRGAGLGGGNDEREQTLNQLLTEMDGFEGNTGIIIVAATNRPDVLDAALMRPGRFDRQVVVDRPDYKGRLQILKVHARDKTLSKNVDLDKVARRTPGFTGADLANLLNEAAILAARNELTEVSNDEVNDAIERVMAGPEKKDRVMSDRRKRLVAYHEAGHALVGALMPEYDPVQKISIIPRGQAGGLTFFTPSEERMESGLYSRAYLQNQMAVALGGRVAEEIVYGQDEVTTGASNDLTQVAQVARQMVTRFGMSEKLGPVALGRSQGGMFLGRDIASERDFSEDTAATIDEEVSDLVSVAYKRATKVLVDNRSVLDELAEMLVEKETVDAEDLQELLIRRDVKVAEYV
- the sat gene encoding sulfate adenylyltransferase, giving the protein MQSASGQSDGVITPCGGKLVDLMLPANQHEDAKASATKKLECSDRNACDIELLIVGGFSPERGFMHQEDYEAVVEGYRTTSGHLFGLPIVLDTDREDISIGDQVLLTYKGQDLAIIQIEDKWEPDKVIEAKGCYGTTSLEHPAVRMIALERKRFYLGGGLQGLALPKRVFPCKTPAQLRTELPPGEDVVAFQCRNPIHRAHYELFTRALHAQNVSKNAVVLVHPTCGPTQHDDIPGETRFQTYERLAEEVKDKRIRWAYLPYAMHMAGPREALQHMIIRRNYGCTHFIIGRDMAGCKSSLNGEDFYGPYEAQNFARECAPELAMETVPSLNLVYTEEEGYVTAEHAETRGLHVKKLSGTQFRKMLRSGEEIPEWFAFKSVVEVLRSS